The stretch of DNA GTCTGTCCTTGATATTCTGTGAAAATTTATGTTCAACAGAACACCAAGGTCTAGCTGTGAGTACCAGGCCAGATCCTGGATGTCGGGCTGGATTTCTCTGTATCATTAGTCATAATTGCAAATGACTGTACAgcaattcatttattccttccaaCGGTCCTATGGAATAGATACTGTTATTAGcccattttccagataaggaaactggtGTAATTGCCTAGGAAGTGGTGGAGGTGAGATTCAATCCCAAGCAGTCTGGCTCCAAACGCTGTGCTGTAATCACCATACCCCTCTGTTGGGCAGGCTGACTCTCTGGGTTCCAACCCTGGCTCCACCATTTCCTTTCCTAGCCTCATGACTATGGGCAACTTGCCTAACCTCTTTGAATCTCagtttgctcatccataaaataggTCCAAGAACAGTTCTCCTGTTTGGTTGTCCAGCATTAGCATAGAACCTAGCACATAACACATTCAATGTTAATTGTTGGTGTGATTCTGGGGTTCAGGAAGAGGTCTTGGAGACTCCTGCTGGCCTCCCCTGACCTCTCCCCCACATCCCTCAGGCCACCTGGGGGCCCCGAAGTGCACCCGCTGCCTCATCACCTTCGCAGATTCCAAGTTCCAGGAGCGTCACATGAAGCGGGAGCACCCAGCGGACTTCGTGGCCCAGAAGCTGCAGGGAGTCCTCTTCATCTGCTTCACCTGCGCccgctccttcccctcctccaaaGCCCTAATCACCCACCAGCGCAGCCACGGTCCAGCCGCCAAGCCCACCCCGCCGGTTGCAACCACTACTGCCCAGCCCACCTTCCCTTGTCCTGACTGTGGCAAGACCTTTGGGCAGGCTGTTTCTCTGAGGCGGCACCGCCAGATGCATGAGGTCCGTGCCCCTCCTGGCACCTTCGCCTGCACAGAGTGCGGTCAGGACTTTGCTCAGGAAGCAGGGCTGCATCAACACTACATTCGGCATGCCCGGGGGGAGCTCTGAGTGCAGCTTAAGCCTCTCCACGGTGACGGGTGGCTCTGTGGCTGGTAGGACTCACCCATGATATGGGGTGCAGGAACTCTGGGGGCCCTTAAGGATTTGCTTCCCTCCCCTGGGAAGGCAGAGGGCTCTTAATAAAGAGGACCCAGAAGATTCTTATTTAGAGCTTCAGTCTTTGGAGGACACAGGGCCTTCGTGAGACAGTGAAATCAGACAATAATGagatcttttgtttaaaaaaaaaatgggaagggaGTGCGGGAGAGAAATGGTTTGTGTCTCCCTTATTCCCAGTTAAATACCTAGCTGCAGATTGTGCCATCACCCTTCATTCTTCCCAGATGGATGCCATGGGCTATGGGAGCAAATTGCCCTGGACCTTTGCCTGAATGGGGGCAGGGAAGGTGAGGTGTTGCTGGCCTGTAATGCCACCAGATGAGTTCCAGATGTAGAGCAACTTGGGCTTTTGGGGATGGGGCAGCAAAGTTGGGAGCTGGACCCCAATTGAGTGGGGGTGGCAATTGGAGTCCTTGTGTCTCTTTCCCACCCCTTGCCATCCTCACTTAGAGGGGCCATGGCACTAGATGGCACTAGTCCCCCGATAATTTATGTCTcgtttaaataattttgtatatcATTCtagtcatgaaatatttttttcatatgtgtagGTGAAATGGTATGAATAAGCTAACAGGAATAGtatctaaaaacagaaaacatccaTATTAAAATGTCTAAACAGGGAGCTCTGGCTTTTGAGTGGGAATTTCCAGAGAACATAAGGGTGTGGGCAGGTGGGGGAACTCAGGCCAGAGTTGGCCTCGCTTTGTGGGGAAACTGGTTTGGAATCAAACAGAGATACCTTCTGTTTCGGGTTTTATTTGGCCAACACTGGGAGATTTCCCATTAAGATCCTATTTTCAGCTCTCTTGAAAGGCCCAACCTAGGCTGACATTGTCAGCAGGGGCAGGACAGAAGCTACAACAGGCTGGAGGGAGCACTGGGTGTCACCCTCAACTGGAGATGAGTCCCACCAGGCCAGTTTTACCCCCTTAGTTACCTGCCCTGCACCTGCAGACAATGGTCGATGCCTTGCATATAATACTTATAGACTCTTTATGTTGAGGGATGTTTTTAAAGCCCACAGGTGATGTGGATGTGGTAGACTGATCACTGTCTCTGTTTTTAGCTAGGCACACAGTAGCTGAAAAGACTGCATTTCCCAGATTCCTTTGCAGCTAGATGTGGCCTTGTGACTGATTTCTGGCTAAATTCCTGGGTAGAATAGTCAAGCTTAAGAAAGggacggctgggcacagtggctcacgcctgtaatcccagcactttgtgaggctgaggccggtggatcacctgaggtcaggagtttgagaccagcctggccaacatggtgaaaccctgtctctaccaaaaatacaaaaattagccgggtgtggtggcatacacctgtaatcccagctacttgggaggctgaggcaggagaattgcttgaacctgggagacaggttgcagtgagccaagatcgtgccattgcacttcagcctgggtgacagagtgagactctgtttaaaaaaaaagaaaagaaagggacatACCTTTTTTCCACCTTCCTAACTGTAATACGGAAACGGTATCCAGCCATCTCAGACCATAAGGACAAGAGCGACACGTGGGATGGCAGAGCAACAAGATAGGAGCCTGGGTCTCTCATCAATTTCAGGGAGCACAGCCATCATACCAGCCCACTTCCATATTGCTATCTAAGAAAGAAACTTCTATCTTATTTAAGCCACCATTATTTTGGGTCTCTGTCACATGCAACAGAATTTACAGCCTAAGACAGGGGTCTGCAAACTATGGCCAACTCTAGCCTGCTGCCTGgttttgcaaataaaattttatttgaacagTTTTATACTCATTCACTTATGTATGGTTGATGGCTGCTTTTGCCTAGAACAGCAGATCTGCATAGTTGCAACAGAGATTTTAAGGCCTACAGAACTTAAAATAGTTACCATCTAGCCCTTTACAGGagaagtttgccaacccctggtctAATAAGACATTCAACCTACTCTGAGTCTGGAAGCAGAAATTTCCATCCTGGGAACCACCATCTTTaccaggtaggtaggtaggtaggtagggtatgtgtgtgtgtgtgttttggggcaGGGCTACCCTGGATCTCTTTGCTGGGGTGACTTATGGGGAGACTGGTTGGAGTTAGTAGACCATCAGTTTTTTTCAAGATAACAACTTCATGAAGAGCCAAATATTTCCTCTGGCTCCTGGTGAACGCTCCGAAGTTTCCAACCCAGATATTGTCACACTACCCCCACAGTGGCTCCCCTAAACCAAACCTAAGTATCTAATCCCACATGCTCTCCCAAGATAGCAGCCTGCCCAAGTACACCCTGGGCTTCCTGTTCTCTCCAGACATCACAGATTCTCTAAATAGCATCACTGATGACTTCCACATCTTTATCTGCAGCCCAAACCCCAGACATAAGATATAACCACTTGAATAAACAAATGGAGATCTCAAACTTAAAATGGGTCAACATGACTCCTGCGGCCCAACCTGCACCACCATTGCCATCATGTTAATAAACTCTGCactcttaaattcttttttcttttttgagtctcactttgtctcccaggctggagtgcagtggtgtgatctcagctcactgaagcctccgcctcctgggttcaggcaattttccagccccagcctcccgagtagctgggattacaggtgtgcaccactataactggctaattttttgtgtttttagtagatacggggtttcattatgttgctcaggctgatctcaaaactcctggccttcagtgatctgcccgcctgggcctcccaaagtgctgggattataggtgtgagccactgcacctggccttcatttttttttttttcccccttgagacagggtctcgctgtgtagcccaggatagagtgcagtggcaagatcttggctcactgcagccttgatctcctcaggctcagatgatcctcccacct from Gorilla gorilla gorilla isolate KB3781 chromosome 20, NHGRI_mGorGor1-v2.1_pri, whole genome shotgun sequence encodes:
- the ZNF576 gene encoding zinc finger protein 576, which produces MEDPNPEENMKQQDSPKERSPQSPGGNICHLGAPKCTRCLITFADSKFQERHMKREHPADFVAQKLQGVLFICFTCARSFPSSKALITHQRSHGPAAKPTPPVATTTAQPTFPCPDCGKTFGQAVSLRRHRQMHEVRAPPGTFACTECGQDFAQEAGLHQHYIRHARGEL